A DNA window from Theobroma cacao cultivar B97-61/B2 chromosome 5, Criollo_cocoa_genome_V2, whole genome shotgun sequence contains the following coding sequences:
- the LOC18599264 gene encoding protein FAR1-RELATED SEQUENCE 5, which yields MIFRSSAVKTIKFMETELDNDVQLEQTDNVTRGEVLDDSTDKGHQLGNDVQLEQTDNDIRGEVLDNATKFEYQLGNDGTMAGSSVQYGSQVEENDKITLNSSGVQLTVVEGDEPYVGQEFENEAAAHAFYSAYGMRMGFITRMNYHNRSKIDGSIVSRALVCNKEGYRKPYRRDVKNVRSRAPTRVGCKAMISIRKMSTGKWVITKFVKEHTHPLAGCQAQKALISNQMPNEDKRVQELTQQLLVERKRSASLRRFIDLLFNHIEEHTQGLSKRIQYIVDSVNKIESEGKNR from the exons ATGATCTTTCGATCTTCAGCTGTAAAAACCATAAAATTCA TGGAAACTGAACTTGATAATGATGTTCAACTTGAACAAACTGATAATGTTACTCGTGGTGAGGTGTTAGATGATTCAACTGATAAGGGGCATCAGCTTGGTAATGATGTTCAACTTGAACAAACTGATAATGATATTCGTGGTGAGGTGTTAGATAATGCAACTAAATTTGAGTACCAACTTGGTAATGATGGAACAATGGCCGGAAGTTCTGTTCAATATGGCTCCCAGGttgaagaaaatgataaaataactCTAAATTCTTCTGGAGTTCAGTTAACTGTGGTTGAAGGGGATGAACCGTATGTAGGTCAGGAGTTCGAAAATGAAGCGGCAGCACATGCATTTTATAGTGCGTATGGCATGCGGATGGGTTTCATAACCCGTATGAACTATCATAATCGATCTAAAATTGATGGATCCATTGTTTCTCGAGCACTTGTATGTAACAAAGAGGGTTACCGAAAGCCTTATAGGCGTGATGTGAAGAATGTTAGGTCACGGGCACCTACTAGGGTGGGTTGCAAAGCAATGATATCTATAAGGAAAATGAGTACTGGAAAATGGGTCATTACAAAGTTCGTAAAGGAGCACACTCATCCATTGGCTGGCTGCCAGGCTCAAAAGGCATTGATCTCCAATCAAATGCCA AATGAAGACAAGAGAGTTCAAGAACTAACTCAACAGCTTCTGGTTGAAAGAAAGCGCTCCGCTTCACTTAGAAGATTCATAGACCTTCTATTCAATCACATTGAGGAGCACACACAGGGCCTATCAAAAAGGATCCAGTACATAGTAGATAGCGTGAATAAGATTGAATCTGAAGGGAAAAATAGATAG
- the LOC18599265 gene encoding ycf20-like protein, whose product MACQVGRMYLQAGLSILENEVLESSCMTLATCAIQRWIIEPSICGQASKIGLKSALFPKKSFSTRKRHGWKIAFALDTGGVSGDGGEDSLNSDSSNLGGTRLGRIVSAGSRQLLEKLNSARKNFPMKVFLLLLGFYTANALATILGQTGDWDVLVAGVVVAAIEGIGMLMYRKPPSLKTGRLQSFVVMVNYWKAGVCLGLFVDAFKLGS is encoded by the exons ATGGCCTGTCAAGTGGGAAGAATGTATCTTCAGGCAGGTTTGTCAATATTGGAGAATGAAGTCCTTGAAAGTTCATGTATGACCCTTGCGACTTGTGCAATACAGAGGTGGATCATTGAGCCTAGTATATGTGGACAAGCTTCAAAGATTGGCTTAAAGTCTGCACTGTTTCCCAAAAAGAG tttttcaacaagaaaaagacaTGGTTGGAAAATAGCCTTTGCCTTAGACACTGGTGGGGTTTCTGGAGATGGTGGAGAAGATAGTCTCAACAGTGACAGCTCTAATCTTGGTGGTACTCGACTGGGCAGGATAGTAAGTGCAGGCAGCAGACAGCTATTAGAGAAGCTGAACTCAGCAAGAAAGAACTTCCCCATGAAGGTATTTCTCCTTCTGTTGGGTTTCTACACGGCAAATGCATTGGCAACTATTCTTGGCCAGACAGGTGATTGGGATGTATTAGTTGCCGGGGTTGTTGTTGCTGCCATTGAGGGGATTGGCATGCTTATGTACAGAAAGCCTCCTTCTTTAAAGACTGGAAGATTGCAGTCGTTTGTGGTAATGGTTAACTATTGGAAAGCTGGTGTGTGCTTAGGTCTTTTTGTGGATGCTTTCAAATTAGGTAGTTAA